The genomic DNA TCGAGCGTGGCCGAGATGCGCTCCACGGCCAGCACGTCGCAGCGGTAGTCGTGCCCCCGCTGGCGGATTTCGCTCGCGAGGTTGGCGATCTGCAGCAACGTGGACTGTGGCTTGTCTTCCGCCACGAAGCTGCCCACGCCGGCCACGCGCACGATGCGGCCCTGCTCCACCAGTTCGCGCAGCGCGCGGTTCACCGTCATGCGCGAGATGCCGAACTGGGTGACCAGCTCGTTCTCGGACGGCAGTCGGTCGCCCGCGCGCCAGATGCCTTCCTGGATCTTGCGCGAGATATGGTCCTTGATCTGCTCGTACAGCGCCATCGCCTGCGCGGGCGCCGCCACGGCCGCCACCGCCCTGGCTGGAGCGGCAAGCGGCGCGCTGCGCGGGGCAGCTGCTGCGGGACGGCGGGAAGGACGGGCGCTCATGGGACCAAGGCGTTCAGTGCAGGTCGGCCGCCATGGATTCGGCGCGGATCTCTTCCGTCAGGCGCGCCTTGAGGTCCATGAACTCGGGGCTGGTCTTGATCGTGTAATGGCGCGGGTGCGGCAGGTCCACCGCCAGCTCGGTCTTGATGCGGCCGGGCCGCGCGCTGAACACGGCCACGCGGTTGGCCATGAAGATGGCCTCGTCGATGTCGTGGGTGACGAAAAGCACGGTCTTGCGCTCGGCCTCCCAGATGCTCAGCAGCAGCTCCTGCATGAGCACGCGGGTCTGGTTGTCGAGCGCGCCGAAGGGCTCGTCCATCAGCAGGATCTTGGGGTCGTTGGCCAGCGCACGCGCAATCGCGGTGCGCTGCTGCATGCCGCCCGACAGCTGCTTGGGAAAGTGCTGCTCGAAGCCGCGCAGGCCCACCTTGGCGATGAAGTACGCGGCGCGTTCCTTCTGCTGGGCTTCGGGCATGCCGCGCTCGCGCAGGCCGAAGCGGATGTTCTGCTCGATGGTGAGCCAGGGGAACAGCGTGTAGCTCTGGAACACCATGCCGCGCTCGGCGCCCGGGCCTTCCACGGGCGCGCCGTCGAGCAGCACGCGGCCGCTGGTGGCGTGGTCCAGCCCCGCCACGATGCGCAGCAGCGTGGACTTGCCGCAGCCCGAGGGGCCGAGGATGGTGACGAAATCGTTGTCCTGCACTTCGAAGTCGACCGGCTGCAGCGCCTGCGTGCGCTGGCCCTTGGCGGTCTCGAAGACGCGCGAAACGGCTTGGATGGATACGCGGCTCATCGCACAAAACTCCAGGCAAACAGACGGTGGTTGAGCGCCTTGAAGGCGAAGTCGGACACCAGTCCGATGAGGCCGATGATGATGATGCCGAAGATGATCTGGCCGGTATTGAGCAGCGACTGGCTGTCGGTGATCATGTGGCCGATACCGCTCGAAGAACCGATCAGCTCGGCCACGATCACGTAGGTCCAGGCCCAGCCCAGCACCAGGCGCAGGGTCTCGGCGATCTCGGGCGCAGCGCCCGGGATGAGCACGCGCGTCACGATGCCCTTGTGGCCGGCGCCCAGCGTGTAGGCGGCCTCCACGAGGTCGCGCCGGGCGCCCCCCACGGTCACGGCCACCATCAGCGTGATCTGGAAGACCGAGCCGATGAAGATGACCAGGATTTTCTGCGTCTCGCCAATGCCGGCCCACAGGATGAGCAGCGGAATGAAGGCCGACGCGGGCAGGTAGCGGCAGAACGAGACGAAGGGCTCGAAGAACGCCTCGATGCCCTTGTAGGCGCCCATGGCAATGCCCAGGGGCACGGCGATCACTGAGGCCAGCACAAAGCCACCGACCACGCGCCAGATGGTCATGCCGATGTCCTTGATGAAGCCGTATTCGGTGAACAGCAGCCAGCCTTCCTTGGCCATGGTGATGGGGCTGGCCAGGAAGGTGGGCGACACGAAGCCGCCCAGCGTGAAGAACGCCCACACCGCCACGAACACGACGAAGAAGGCCAGCCCCAGCATCCAGCGGGCACGGCTGCTCACGGGCTCCAGGGGAGCCAGCGAGCGCCGGCGCACGGGAGCGTGGGACTCGGTAACGGACAGGGGTTGCACTGCAGACATGGCGCGCTCTTCTTTGGCTCGGGAAAACTCAGTTGTTACTTGATGAAGCTCGCGTCGAAGGTGGCGGCCAGATCTTCAGGCGCCTTGCGGATGATGCCGGCCTCCAGCAGGATGCCGGTGGCATCCTTCATGAACGTGGTCAGCTCGCCCGCGAAGAACTTCTGGTTGGCGGCCTTGTCCTGCCAGCGCAGGAAGGACGACGACTTGGCGAACTGCTCGCCCGTCTGCTTGACGGCCGCGCCCATGATCTCGTTGGACTTGGTGGGGTCGGCCTTGATCATGTCGAGCGCCTGGAAGTACGAATTGGCCAGGGCCTGCGCGGCCTTGCCGTTGGCCTTGAGCCAGGTGGGGTCGCAGCCGACGGTGTCCATCACCATGGGGTAGTCGAGCGTGGTGGCCAGGATCTTGCCGGCGGCAGGGTTGTCGCGCACGGTGGAAAGATAGGGCTCGTACGTCATGGCGGCATCGTTCTGGCCGGCCACGAAGGCCTGCGCGGCCGCCTGGGGCGACAGCGTGGTGGTCTTCACGTCCTTGAGGCTCATGCCGTTCTTGCTGAGCATCCAGGCCAGGCCGAAGTACGGGGCGGTGCCGGGAGCATCCACGCCGATGGTCTTGCCCTTCAAGTCGGCAAAGCCCTTGATGTCGCCCCGCACCGCGATGCCGTCGGCGCCGTAGGACTTGTCCATCTGGAAGATCTGCACGATGGGCACGCCGTTGGCGTTCCAGGCCACATGCGTCTCGACGGTGGTGGCGGCGCACTGGATGGACTTGGAGGCCAGGGCCAGGTGGCGGTCCTTCTGCGGGATCATCTTGATCTCCACATCCAGGCCGTTCTTCTTGAAGATGCCCGCCTTGTCGGCCAGGGTGAGCGGCGCGAAACCCGTCCAGCCGGACATGCCCAGCACAATCTTGGTTTCCTGCGCCTGGGCCGGGGCGGCCAGGGCCATCACGCATGCCGTTGCCGCTGCCAGCGACGTCCATTTCACAACCGATCGAGTCATCATCTGCTCCTGTTTGAAGAAAGTACCTTAGCCCATCCCGGCCGGGTCGCACCCGCATTCCAGCCGCCATGATGACAGCCGCAGCATACCTGTATATACAGGGTAAACGCTAAAGAGTCCCCAAAAGGGGCCGGTAGCCAGTCTAAGCAAGAATGAGGCCAACGTAAGTACCCCACGCCGGCGACCGCTGGTGAAAATCAGAAATTGATAGCAAACGATCCATGGCAGGTGTATGCCCACGCCGGTCTGTCATCCATTTGCGCTTCGCGAAACCGTACGAAGAAAAACACCGCGCCACGCCACCGCACCATCGCGGTGCAGTGCGGCGCCCCCAGCAGGCCGGGGGGCCGCGGGGCACCCAGCTCAGGCGACGATCGGCAGGCGCACCGTGACCGAAAGACCGGGCCCGGCGTTGCGCATCTGCAGCGTGCCGCCGTGCGCCTGTGCCACCAGCCGGCACAGGTACAGGCCCAGGCCCACGCCGCCGGTGGTGCGCTGCCGCGCCGTGTCGGGCCGGTAGAACGCCTGCGCCAGGTGCGGCAGGTGCTCTGGGGGAACACCCGGTCCGTGGTCGCGCACCTCCAGTTCGAGCGTCTGCGCCGCGAGGCGCAGATGCAACTCGGGCGGCGGCGCGGCCGGATCGCTGCTGTGGCGCAGGCTGTTGTCCAGCAGGTTGCGCAGCAGCAGGCGCATGCGGGAGCGGTCAAGCGACAGCGGCGGCATGCCCTGCTGTGCATGGAGGGTGATCCCCGCCGCGCCGGCATGGCGGCCGCCGAGCTCGGCCACCACCTCCCGCGCCAGCGCAGCCAGGTCCACGGGCTCGCGGTGCAGGGCGGCGTGGCGTCCAGCCAGGCGCTCGCTTTCGAGCAGGTCGGTGATGAGTCCGGCCATTTCACTCAGGTCGCGCATCAGGGCCTGCCGCTGGGCCTGCACGTCGGCGGTCTCGGGCAGCAGCTCGGTGTTCAGGCGGGCGCGGGTCAGGGGGCTGCGCAATTCATGGCTCATGGCCAGCAGCAGGGCCCGCTTGGCCTCCAGCATCTGGTGGATGTCATCCCCCATGGTATTGATGGTG from Acidovorax sp. A79 includes the following:
- the hutC gene encoding histidine utilization repressor; this encodes MSARPSRRPAAAAPRSAPLAAPARAVAAVAAPAQAMALYEQIKDHISRKIQEGIWRAGDRLPSENELVTQFGISRMTVNRALRELVEQGRIVRVAGVGSFVAEDKPQSTLLQIANLASEIRQRGHDYRCDVLAVERISATLEVAAALDLRTGESVFHSLCVHREDGLPVQLEDRHVNPRQVPQFAAQDFTLLQPSEYLVRNVPFDQIEHVVDAVMPTAEQATLLEMSPQEPCLLLTRRTWSRGIPITVVRCLHPATRYRLGSRFRADGNPVAG
- a CDS encoding ABC transporter ATP-binding protein, producing MSRVSIQAVSRVFETAKGQRTQALQPVDFEVQDNDFVTILGPSGCGKSTLLRIVAGLDHATSGRVLLDGAPVEGPGAERGMVFQSYTLFPWLTIEQNIRFGLRERGMPEAQQKERAAYFIAKVGLRGFEQHFPKQLSGGMQQRTAIARALANDPKILLMDEPFGALDNQTRVLMQELLLSIWEAERKTVLFVTHDIDEAIFMANRVAVFSARPGRIKTELAVDLPHPRHYTIKTSPEFMDLKARLTEEIRAESMAADLH
- a CDS encoding ABC transporter permease, whose protein sequence is MSAVQPLSVTESHAPVRRRSLAPLEPVSSRARWMLGLAFFVVFVAVWAFFTLGGFVSPTFLASPITMAKEGWLLFTEYGFIKDIGMTIWRVVGGFVLASVIAVPLGIAMGAYKGIEAFFEPFVSFCRYLPASAFIPLLILWAGIGETQKILVIFIGSVFQITLMVAVTVGGARRDLVEAAYTLGAGHKGIVTRVLIPGAAPEIAETLRLVLGWAWTYVIVAELIGSSSGIGHMITDSQSLLNTGQIIFGIIIIGLIGLVSDFAFKALNHRLFAWSFVR
- a CDS encoding ABC transporter substrate-binding protein encodes the protein MTRSVVKWTSLAAATACVMALAAPAQAQETKIVLGMSGWTGFAPLTLADKAGIFKKNGLDVEIKMIPQKDRHLALASKSIQCAATTVETHVAWNANGVPIVQIFQMDKSYGADGIAVRGDIKGFADLKGKTIGVDAPGTAPYFGLAWMLSKNGMSLKDVKTTTLSPQAAAQAFVAGQNDAAMTYEPYLSTVRDNPAAGKILATTLDYPMVMDTVGCDPTWLKANGKAAQALANSYFQALDMIKADPTKSNEIMGAAVKQTGEQFAKSSSFLRWQDKAANQKFFAGELTTFMKDATGILLEAGIIRKAPEDLAATFDASFIK
- a CDS encoding HAMP domain-containing sensor histidine kinase, producing MRFWRRSRPGEGAEDGHDCPWHRRARRAVGYSLRIRLVLVFMALAVTVAVTFMGGVQKAVSVGWREAARPLLMDYVDRLADEIGSPPSIERAKAIASRLPVTLRIDGPVVHWESHPDQPRSDWMSDKFQREEHWNGHGSDDQGRRLLQRTTADGHSIEFGLNALSWEKRPRIAWGTLTVLLLLTALAYVYVRHLLRPLDDIRRGAQRFGEGNFAQAIPVRHAHRPDELGQLAATINTMGDDIHQMLEAKRALLLAMSHELRSPLTRARLNTELLPETADVQAQRQALMRDLSEMAGLITDLLESERLAGRHAALHREPVDLAALAREVVAELGGRHAGAAGITLHAQQGMPPLSLDRSRMRLLLRNLLDNSLRHSSDPAAPPPELHLRLAAQTLELEVRDHGPGVPPEHLPHLAQAFYRPDTARQRTTGGVGLGLYLCRLVAQAHGGTLQMRNAGPGLSVTVRLPIVA